In Bradyrhizobium sp. 200, the sequence CATTCGCGAAAACGCCCAACTGATCGCTGCCGGCGTCAACTGGTCGAGTCTGGTCTACGGCGTCGATCTTGGCCTGTTCGAGGCGCGCGACTGGGACGTGGAATCGGGTCGACTGTTCGCACCGGACGAGATCGCCCGCGGGGCGCAGGTGGCGTTGATCGGGCAGTCCGTGGCGCGCGCGCTCTATGGCGGGCTCGATCCGGTCGGACAGGAGTTGCGGGTGCGCAACGTGCCGTTCCGCGTGATCGGCGTGATGGCAAGAAAGGGCCAATCCGCCTGGGGCCACGACCAGGATGATGTCGTGCTCCTGCCGCTCAACACGGCGCGCCAGCGGGTGATCGGCCGCAATGCGGCCAATTCGCGCTCGGTCGACTCTTTCTATCTCAAAGTGCGCGAGGGGGAGAGCCTCGCCGCGGCGGAGAGCGACGTGAAGATGCTGCTGCGCCAGCGTCACCGTCTGCAGCCGATGCAGGACGACGACTTCACGGTCCGCAACCTCGCCGACATTGCGGCGACGCAGGAGGAAAGCGTGGGCACGCTTGCCTTGCTGCTCGCGATCGTCGCCGGGGTCTCGCTCGCGGTGGGCGGCATTGGTATCATGAACATCATGCTGGTGTCGGTGACCGAGCGCACGCGCGAGATCGGGCTGCGGCTCGCGATCGGCGCGCGTCCACGTGATATCCTGAAACAATTCTTGTTCGAGGCAATCGCGTTGTCGGTCATTGGCGGCGTCATCGGCATTCTCACCGGGATCCTCGCCGCCTGCACAATCGCGAGCCTAGCCCAGTGGCCCCTGCTGATTGAACCGGAATGGATCGTGCTGGCAGTGCTGTTTTCCGGATTCGTCGGCGTGTTCTTCGGCTGGTTTCCGGCGCTGCGCGCGTCGCGGCTCGATCCGATCGAAGCGTTGCGGTACGCGTGATTGCCGAGCCAGCCTCGTGCTGTCCGATAGTTTGGAGATGCACGGGCCCAACTTTCACGCACGCCCGTGGAACCTGGCACGCACGTCCGTGGAACCGCGTCGTGTACGATCAACTTGTTGGCTTAAGTGTCCGTCGGGTTGGTGCTAAGGTTAAAGACGATGAGAGCAGGCGCGCTCGCTACCTTGCTGTCGACTACGCACAATATCCGCGCAGTCGTTGCCAACCGCCCGCTGCACGCGCGGTGCGGTCAGGCAACAAGGGCGAACCAGCAGATGCCGTCGCATGTGACCTCGCGCAGAAGAACCCGACGAGTCGAAATGCCGGAAATCAAGACGGTCAGCTTTGTGCCGAGCTCTGATGAGCGGGTGATCAGCCGATCCATCCGACCGGCAGCCCCAGATGCGGAGACGACGCAGAGTCCCGAGACCCTGCTGCAGGCCTGTGCCAGCGGCGACCAGACTGCCCTGCACAGGCTCTATAAGGGAACGGCACCGCAACTATTCGGACTCGCCCTGCGTATTCTCAGGAGTCGCGAAACGGCCGAGGAAATCATACAGGATTGCTTTGTTCTCGTTTGGCGCAATGCGCACACCTTCGATCCCAGTCGCGGTGCTGCGATGGCCTGGCTCGCCCGCATCGTCCGGAACCGCTGCATCGATGTCATACGACGGCGCGGGCGCGAGGCGCCACTCGATGATGCACCGATTGAGGACCGCGAGGACCAGGCATCGCGTCCGGCCGATCAGGCGGTGCTTAGTTCCGATGCCCGCCGCCTGCAAGACTGCCTTGACAAACTCGAGGAGGGACCGCGCAATACCCTCAAGCTGATATATTATGAGGGTATGACGTACCAGGAGGTGGCAGCCCATGTGGGCGTGCCACTCGGCACCGTGAAGAGTTGGGTTCGGCGAAGCCTGATCCGGCTCAGGGGGTGTTTGGAGCGATGAACTACGTCGATCCGGAAACGCGTGAGCTTCTGGCGGCCGAATACGTACTCGGCACGCTGAGCGGCGCCGAGCGCCGCCGTTTCGAGCGGCTGTTGTCCGGCGACCGCGATCTGCGCGATCTCGTGGAACGCTGGGAACAGAGGCTCAATCCCCTCGCCGAGTCGGTCCCGGCCGAGGAGCCGGCTGCGCATGTCTGGGACGAGATTGCCCGGCAGATCGCGCCGGCACGTGCGCCGGCAGCACCAGTCCGTGAAGGCTGGTCCGATCGGCTGTGGGACAGCGTCGGCTTCTGGCGCGGCGCGGCTGCCTTGGCCGCGGCCACGGCGGCGGCCTTGCTCCTCTACGTCGTTTCGCTCCCGCAGGGTGTTGCGCCGGAGCAGATTGCGGCGCTCGACAAGCGGCTTGCACGCATCGAGGACACAACCA encodes:
- a CDS encoding ABC transporter permease, with the protein product MTFADAVISALDALRLHKLRSSLTILGIIIGVAAVIAMVAVGSGGREQVAAQFRSLGTNLLVVMPGNITKSGVGLGSGSASSLTDEDAAAAVREVPLLQVAAPFIRENAQLIAAGVNWSSLVYGVDLGLFEARDWDVESGRLFAPDEIARGAQVALIGQSVARALYGGLDPVGQELRVRNVPFRVIGVMARKGQSAWGHDQDDVVLLPLNTARQRVIGRNAANSRSVDSFYLKVREGESLAAAESDVKMLLRQRHRLQPMQDDDFTVRNLADIAATQEESVGTLALLLAIVAGVSLAVGGIGIMNIMLVSVTERTREIGLRLAIGARPRDILKQFLFEAIALSVIGGVIGILTGILAACTIASLAQWPLLIEPEWIVLAVLFSGFVGVFFGWFPALRASRLDPIEALRYA
- a CDS encoding sigma-70 family RNA polymerase sigma factor, which produces MPEIKTVSFVPSSDERVISRSIRPAAPDAETTQSPETLLQACASGDQTALHRLYKGTAPQLFGLALRILRSRETAEEIIQDCFVLVWRNAHTFDPSRGAAMAWLARIVRNRCIDVIRRRGREAPLDDAPIEDREDQASRPADQAVLSSDARRLQDCLDKLEEGPRNTLKLIYYEGMTYQEVAAHVGVPLGTVKSWVRRSLIRLRGCLER
- a CDS encoding anti-sigma factor, with the protein product MNYVDPETRELLAAEYVLGTLSGAERRRFERLLSGDRDLRDLVERWEQRLNPLAESVPAEEPAAHVWDEIARQIAPARAPAAPVREGWSDRLWDSVGFWRGAAALAAATAAALLLYVVSLPQGVAPEQIAALDKRLARIEDTTKGLVASPPTHVAVLLDKDQRPMMTADLDVADGRLVLRLNLTPPRDFNSNVLEVWLVSPDGTRRSLGLFPSERPGTTTALVLPHATAEALAQAALAVSLEPRGGSTTGQPSGPVLFTGSLMPVAL